A stretch of the Gemmatimonadota bacterium genome encodes the following:
- a CDS encoding ATP-binding protein produces MTLESTGTVIDTIDVRISYKIIELFSAGLYSSPNKAFEELICNSYDAFAQMVCVHVPSDLTTQDSHIWVCDDGESMDQAGLKDLWRIGESFKRSDLERDKRRLQIGRFGIGKLSTYVLANKLTYVCKHSSRYLAVTMDYSKIPEDDNPFSLDERELTEDEAYTVIAPFLERNQIDMMRFDLWGDQAPDTWTFSIMTELKPKAMEIKEGRLKWVLRTALPLNPGFQLYYNGSELESSKIDRPIKKKWIIGQDDETAEDHLDEATSREVDGRCYVDFPNLKGVHGYFELYEDSLVDISKSSGLGRSHGIFLMVRERLINLDDPLLGMESFSHGPF; encoded by the coding sequence ATGACATTAGAATCTACTGGGACAGTTATTGACACAATCGATGTCAGGATAAGTTACAAGATTATTGAGCTTTTCTCAGCCGGCTTATACTCCAGTCCCAACAAAGCTTTCGAGGAACTGATCTGTAATTCATATGATGCCTTTGCCCAAATGGTGTGCGTCCATGTGCCGTCCGACTTAACAACACAGGATTCTCATATCTGGGTATGTGATGATGGAGAAAGTATGGATCAGGCCGGGCTTAAAGATCTGTGGCGTATTGGTGAGTCTTTCAAACGAAGCGATTTGGAAAGGGACAAAAGGCGATTGCAGATTGGCAGGTTCGGTATTGGTAAACTCTCGACCTATGTACTAGCAAACAAACTAACTTATGTTTGCAAACACTCTAGCCGATACCTTGCCGTCACAATGGATTATTCAAAGATCCCGGAGGATGATAATCCATTCTCGCTTGATGAACGCGAATTAACAGAAGATGAAGCTTATACGGTAATCGCTCCATTTCTCGAGCGAAATCAAATTGATATGATGAGGTTTGATTTGTGGGGGGATCAAGCCCCTGACACCTGGACGTTTTCCATAATGACCGAACTAAAACCCAAAGCAATGGAAATAAAGGAGGGTAGGCTAAAATGGGTGCTTCGAACAGCCCTACCTCTCAATCCAGGATTTCAACTTTATTACAACGGCTCTGAATTAGAATCGTCCAAGATTGATCGACCAATTAAGAAGAAATGGATCATTGGACAAGATGATGAGACTGCAGAAGATCACTTGGACGAAGCTACTAGCCGTGAAGTAGATGGCAGATGTTATGTTGATTTCCCAAATTTGAAAGGGGTTCACGGGTATTTCGAGCTTTATGAGGATTCACTAGTTGATATTTCAAAATCCAGCGGTTTAGGCAGAAGCCATGGGATATTTCTTATGGTAAGGGAGAGGCTTATAAACTTGGATGACCCACTGTTAGGTATGGAGTCTTTCTCACATGGACCTTTTA
- a CDS encoding class I SAM-dependent methyltransferase — protein sequence MKLVEDFVTFNSSEIPVDSFWNTGEERELKMHRIHGYPAKFPAFITTKALSYAAQQGLTVNRIADVFCGCGTVALEAKRNYIGFWGCDLNPVATLIAKVKSHKYQDARLSKYYTEIESLFQSGRKPPPRYVNAPERLKYWYTERQYCDLVRLRDAIETCTPKQSPYRLFFLCAFSNILKTTSRWLTKSIKPQIDPHKRPTEVWSAFLNQYDFMKTANNEIDFSGVLTTEIVTGDFLSSGKTCPNVDMIITSPPYVTSYEYADLHQLSSLWLKFTKDYRELRKGSIGSLYHKYDYEGGLEKLNNSGKETVLRLLAKDGSKARSVAKYYLDMQKVVNKCKSMLKEGCMALFVIGNTEYKGIRIDNTHHLVESLIDSGFEDLRITKRKISKKTLTPYRDERGRFTCDSSGRKVYSEEFIVIGRR from the coding sequence ATGAAACTCGTCGAGGATTTTGTTACATTCAACTCTTCGGAAATACCTGTAGATTCATTTTGGAACACGGGTGAGGAAAGAGAGTTGAAAATGCACAGGATTCATGGCTATCCCGCTAAGTTCCCAGCGTTTATAACTACAAAGGCCCTTTCATATGCTGCTCAACAAGGATTGACCGTAAACCGAATAGCTGATGTGTTCTGTGGTTGTGGCACTGTCGCACTTGAAGCTAAGCGAAATTACATAGGATTTTGGGGATGTGATCTCAATCCAGTCGCTACACTTATCGCAAAAGTAAAAAGTCACAAGTATCAAGATGCGCGTTTAAGCAAATACTATACTGAAATAGAGTCATTGTTTCAATCAGGTAGAAAACCACCTCCACGATATGTAAATGCACCAGAGCGTCTTAAATACTGGTACACAGAGAGACAGTATTGCGACCTAGTCCGTCTTAGAGACGCGATAGAAACATGTACACCTAAACAAAGCCCATACCGACTTTTCTTTCTGTGTGCATTTTCAAACATTCTTAAAACAACTTCTCGGTGGCTGACAAAATCGATCAAACCACAAATCGACCCGCACAAGCGTCCAACTGAAGTATGGAGTGCGTTCTTGAATCAGTACGACTTTATGAAAACTGCTAACAACGAAATTGACTTCAGTGGTGTTTTAACGACCGAAATCGTTACAGGAGACTTCCTGTCATCTGGAAAAACCTGTCCCAATGTTGACATGATCATAACCAGCCCACCATACGTCACATCGTATGAGTATGCGGATCTTCACCAATTGTCGTCACTTTGGTTGAAATTCACGAAAGACTACAGGGAACTACGTAAAGGATCGATAGGCAGCCTTTATCACAAATACGACTATGAAGGTGGGTTAGAGAAACTGAACAATTCAGGAAAAGAGACTGTACTTCGCCTACTTGCGAAAGACGGCTCGAAAGCCCGTTCAGTAGCGAAATACTACCTTGATATGCAGAAAGTTGTGAATAAGTGCAAATCAATGCTTAAAGAAGGTTGCATGGCACTATTTGTGATTGGGAATACCGAGTACAAAGGAATTCGGATAGATAATACCCACCATTTGGTTGAATCACTCATTGATTCTGGCTTTGAGGATCTTCGTATCACCAAACGTAAAATCAGTAAGAAAACCTTAACGCCATACCGTGATGAAAGAGGTCGTTTCACATGCGATAGCTCTGGCAGAAAGGTTTATTCAGAAGAGTTTATAGTAATCGGGAGACGATAA